A window of the Tachyglossus aculeatus isolate mTacAcu1 chromosome 2, mTacAcu1.pri, whole genome shotgun sequence genome harbors these coding sequences:
- the POU3F3 gene encoding LOW QUALITY PROTEIN: POU domain, class 3, transcription factor 3 (The sequence of the model RefSeq protein was modified relative to this genomic sequence to represent the inferred CDS: inserted 2 bases in 1 codon; deleted 4 bases in 2 codons) — protein sequence MATAASNPYLPGSGLLAAGSIGHPDGGGGGGGGRRGGGGGGGGGGGGGTGGGSGGGALQPGXAAGGGAGYRGDPSAVKMVQSDFMQGAMAAGNGGHLLGPGPQWVTALPHAAAAAAAAAAAAAAAAAAAAEAGSPWAGGAVGLAASPQPPPAPPPPPPPPPPPPPARAPDGKGGAGRDDLHAGPALHHRGPPPPPPPPPPPHQGHPGGWGAAAAAAAAAAAAAAAAAHLPGPPGPPQALLYSQPGGFTVNGMLGGGGGTGGGGTGGGGGGGQGLVHPGLVRGEPPELGDHAVQQQHHHHHPHHHHPHHHHPHPHHPHPHHPPHPHHPPPPHHGGGLPGGLPGGGGGGGLPGHDPHSDEDTPTSDDLEQFAKQFKQRRIKLGFTQADVGLALGTLYGNVFSQTTICRFEALQLSFKNMCKLKPLLNKWLEEADSSTGSPTSIDKIAAQGRKRKKRTSIEVSVKGALESHFLKCPKPSAQEITNLADSLQLEKEVVRVWFCNRRQKEKRMTPPGIQPQPADEPYSQVGTVGAVGTVLADTPPPHHGLQPGVQ from the exons ATGGCCACGGCGGCGTCTAACCCCTACCTCCCGGGGAGCGGGCTGCTGGCGGCCGGCTCCATCGGGCACCCGGAcggcggcgggggcggagggggggggcggcgg ggggggggcggcggcggagggggcggcggcggcggcggcaccgGCGGCGGGTCCGGGGGCGGCGCCCTGcagccggg ggcggcggggggcggcgccGGCTACCGCGGGGACCCGTCCGCCGTGAAGATGGTGCAGAGCGACTTCATGCAGGGGGCCATGGCGGCCGGCAACGGGGGGCACCTGCTGGGCCCGGGGCCCCAGTGGGTGACGGCGCTGCcccacgccgccgccgccgccgccgccgccgccgccgccgccgccgccgccgccgccgcggccgccgAGGCGGGGTCTCCGTGGGCCGGGGGCGCGGTGGGCCTGGccgccagcccccagcccccgccggccccgccgccgccgcccccgcccccgccgccgccgccccccgcc cgggcCCCCGACGGCAAGGGCGGCGCCGGCCGCGACGACCTCCACGCGGGCCCGGCGCTGCACCACCGcgggccgccccctcctcctcc aCCTCCGCCGCCCCCGCACCAGGGAcacccggggggctggggggccgccgccgccgccgccgccgccgccgccgccgccgccgccgccgccgcgcaccTCCCGGGCCCCCCGGGGCCGCCGCAGGCGCTGCTCTACTCGCAGCCGGGGGGCTTCACCGTTAACGGCATgctgg ggggcggcggcggcaccGGGGGCGGCGgcaccggcggcggcggcggcggcgggcaggGCCTGGTGCACCCGGGGCTGGTGCGGGGGGAGCCGCCGGAGCTGGGCGACCACGCGGTGCAGCAGCAGCATCACCACCATCACCCGCACCACCACCACCCGCACCACCACCACCCGCACCCGCACCACCCGCACCCGCACCACCCCCCGCACCcgcaccacccccctcccccgcaccac ggaggggggctgcccggagggctgcccggaggaggaggcggcggcggcctgCCGGGCCACGACCCGCACTCGGACGAGGACACGCCGACGTCCGACGACCTGGAGCAGTTCGCCAAGCAGTTCAAGCAGCGCCGCATCAAGCTGGGCTTCACCCAGGCCGACGTGGGGCTGGCCCTGGGCACCCTGTACGGCAACGTCTTCTCGCAGACCACCATCTGCCGCTTCGAGGCCCTGCAGCTCAGCTTCAAGAACATGTGCAAGCTGAAGCCGCTGCTCAACAAGTGGCTGGAGGAGGCCGACTCGTCCACCGGCAGCCCCACCAGCATCGACAAGATCGCCGCCCAGGGCCGCAAGCGCAAGAAGCGCACCTCCATCGAGGTGAGTGTCAAGGGCGCCCTGGAGAGCCACTTCCTCAAGTGCCCCAAGCCGTCGGCCCAGGAGATCACCAACCTGGCGGACAGCCTGCagctggagaaggaggtggtgcgCGTCTGGTTCTGCAACCGGCGGCAGAAGGAGAAGCGCATGACGCCGCCGGGGATCCAGCCGCAGCCGGCCGACGAGCCGTACTCGCAGGTGGGCACCGTGGGCGCCGTGGGCACCGTGCTCGCCGACACGCCGCCCCCCCACCACGGCCTGCAGCCCGGCGTGCAGTGA